A window of Patescibacteria group bacterium contains these coding sequences:
- a CDS encoding polyribonucleotide nucleotidyltransferase, translated as MLNLFKKSTGPKEFEMILGDRKLSIKTGELAQQANGAVLVQYGETAILATCVISGSVRPDVNYFPLMVDYEEKLYAGGKIKGSRFIKREGKPSDESIIKARIIDRSIRPLFPQHIVNDIQVIIEVLSVDGENDADIVGLVGASAALAISDIPFNKIIGAVRIGRVNGELVLNPTFATREKSDLDLIVSASKEKTLMIEAQGHEVEEQDMFKAIEFAKKNIVSIIEFLEKVQKEVGKKKNEVPVPEIPAGLEDGVKSAMMDRLSKILYEGPTRVRKHEVYALCDTVACELSEKFGEDCKGLINAECHRFSEIFVRDNILNNDKRVGNRKMDEVRKLEGKVSMLPRVHGTGYFKRGGTQVLTITTLGAPSDKQIIEDAEEEYKKRYMHHYNFLPFSVGETSPLRGPSRRDIGHGMLAEKALEPLLPKEEDFPYTMRLVSEVYSSNGSSSMASVCGSSLSLMDAGVPIKEQVAGIAMGMASTDDNNYKILTDLQDLEDSEGGMDFKIAGTKNGITAIQLDTKTLGLTDSMVLDTLNQAKTARIQILDVMNKIIAQPRKDLSKYAPRIYTIHINPEKIRDVIGPGGKMINKIIEETSAEIDIEDDGTVFITSNDKAKAEKALAWVKDLTREIKVGEIFVGKVVRIMNFGAFVELFPGSDGLIHISKLAPYRVNKVEDIVKLGQTVKVKVLEIDSEGRTNLGLINENNKK; from the coding sequence ATGCTAAATTTGTTCAAGAAAAGTACAGGTCCAAAAGAATTTGAAATGATTCTTGGCGACCGAAAATTGTCGATCAAGACAGGTGAGCTAGCACAGCAAGCTAATGGTGCAGTTTTAGTCCAATATGGTGAAACTGCTATTTTGGCTACATGCGTTATCTCGGGTTCAGTTCGACCAGATGTAAATTATTTTCCATTAATGGTTGATTACGAAGAAAAACTATATGCTGGTGGAAAAATTAAAGGTTCAAGATTTATCAAACGCGAAGGCAAGCCTTCAGATGAATCAATTATCAAAGCTAGAATTATTGATCGTTCAATTAGACCATTATTTCCTCAACACATTGTTAATGATATTCAAGTAATTATTGAAGTTCTATCAGTTGATGGCGAAAATGATGCTGATATTGTTGGTTTAGTTGGCGCATCTGCTGCTTTAGCTATTTCAGACATTCCATTTAACAAAATTATCGGTGCAGTTCGAATTGGCAGAGTCAATGGCGAATTAGTTTTAAATCCAACATTTGCTACACGTGAAAAATCAGATTTAGATTTGATTGTTTCAGCTTCAAAAGAAAAAACATTAATGATTGAAGCTCAAGGACATGAAGTTGAAGAGCAAGATATGTTCAAAGCAATAGAATTTGCTAAGAAAAACATTGTTTCAATTATTGAATTTTTAGAAAAAGTTCAAAAAGAAGTTGGCAAGAAAAAGAATGAAGTTCCAGTTCCAGAAATTCCAGCTGGTTTAGAAGATGGCGTCAAAAGTGCAATGATGGATCGCTTAAGTAAAATTCTATATGAAGGCCCAACTAGAGTTCGAAAACATGAAGTTTATGCATTATGTGATACAGTTGCTTGTGAATTGTCAGAAAAATTTGGCGAAGATTGCAAAGGCTTAATTAATGCTGAATGCCACAGATTTTCTGAAATTTTCGTTCGCGACAATATTTTAAATAACGATAAAAGAGTTGGCAATCGTAAAATGGACGAAGTTCGAAAATTAGAAGGCAAAGTTTCAATGTTGCCAAGAGTTCATGGTACTGGCTATTTCAAAAGAGGCGGTACACAAGTTTTGACAATCACAACTTTGGGAGCACCTTCAGATAAACAAATTATTGAAGATGCAGAAGAAGAATACAAGAAGAGATATATGCATCATTACAATTTCTTGCCTTTCTCAGTTGGCGAGACTTCACCACTTCGCGGTCCGTCCCGTCGCGATATCGGTCATGGCATGTTAGCAGAAAAAGCTTTAGAGCCATTATTGCCAAAAGAAGAAGATTTTCCATACACAATGAGATTAGTTTCTGAAGTTTATTCTTCAAATGGCTCAAGCTCAATGGCATCTGTTTGCGGTTCTTCATTATCTTTAATGGATGCTGGTGTTCCAATCAAAGAACAAGTTGCTGGCATTGCTATGGGCATGGCTTCAACTGATGATAATAATTATAAAATTCTTACAGATTTGCAAGATCTTGAAGATTCAGAAGGCGGAATGGATTTCAAAATTGCTGGTACAAAAAATGGCATTACAGCTATTCAATTAGATACAAAGACTTTAGGCTTAACAGATTCAATGGTTTTAGACACTTTGAATCAAGCAAAAACAGCCCGAATACAAATTTTGGACGTGATGAACAAGATTATTGCACAGCCTCGTAAAGATTTATCTAAGTACGCTCCAAGAATTTATACTATTCATATTAATCCAGAAAAGATCAGAGATGTAATAGGACCAGGCGGAAAGATGATTAATAAGATCATTGAAGAAACATCAGCTGAAATTGACATCGAAGATGATGGAACAGTATTCATTACTTCAAATGACAAAGCCAAGGCAGAAAAAGCTCTTGCTTGGGTCAAAGATCTAACAAGAGAAATCAAAGTCGGTGAGATCTTTGTTGGCAAGGTAGTTAGAATCATGAACTTCGGTGCCTTTGTCGAGCTATTTCCAGGCAGTGATGGTCTTATCCATATTTCAAAATTAGCGCCTTATCGCGTTAATAAAGTAGAGGATATCGTCAAGCTTGGTCAAACTGTCAAAGTCAAAGTACTTGAAATAGACAGTGAAGGCAGAACAAATCTAGGACTGATCAACGAGAATAATAAGAAATAA
- a CDS encoding class I SAM-dependent methyltransferase produces the protein MKNYKKETIDFYNKNIDEYIKKTQGLQDSAWLKKFVKLLPKKAKILDLGCGYGRDTQTFVDLGFDCYGVDLSEKMIERAKSRVKKAKFFVMDILDLDFADKFFDGIWCNATIVHISKKDIDQAFNQIYKILKHNGFFHFNLKEGTGEKFEADERYKGIKKFYSYYSENEIKDLLKKHGFEIIESWHKEPKGYDNAHMFYFIVKKI, from the coding sequence ATGAAAAATTATAAAAAAGAAACAATTGATTTTTACAACAAGAATATTGATGAATACATAAAAAAGACTCAAGGATTACAAGATTCAGCTTGGCTGAAAAAATTTGTTAAACTTTTACCAAAAAAAGCGAAAATTCTTGATCTTGGCTGTGGATATGGGCGCGATACCCAAACATTTGTCGATCTTGGTTTTGATTGTTATGGCGTAGATTTATCAGAAAAAATGATTGAAAGAGCCAAAAGCAGAGTCAAAAAAGCAAAATTTTTTGTAATGGATATATTAGATTTAGATTTTGCAGATAAATTTTTTGATGGAATCTGGTGTAATGCTACAATAGTTCATATTAGTAAAAAAGATATTGATCAAGCATTTAACCAGATTTATAAGATTTTAAAACATAATGGTTTTTTCCATTTTAATTTAAAAGAGGGAACCGGAGAAAAATTTGAGGCAGATGAAAGATATAAAGGCATAAAAAAATTTTATTCATATTATTCTGAAAATGAAATAAAAGATTTATTGAAAAAACATGGTTTCGAGATTATCGAATCCTGGCACAAAGAACCAAAAGGTTACGATAATGCACACATGTTTTATTTCATTGTAAAAAAAATCTAA
- a CDS encoding Fic family protein, whose translation MQYISPIITKRIKEKLSRLNKLRPLPKTAVLKLKERFQIEMTYNSNAIEGNSLTLKETYLVINEGITVKGKPLKDHLEAKDHQIALEYLYDLIAKNKRQTISEVLIKNLHQIITQEIDREWAGRYRNSNVIIAGSKHNPPNALAIPKKMHELISWLRSQKNKVNIIELATLLHHKLVYIHPFFDGNGRTARLAMNLLLMQAGYPLVVILKNDRKKYYDVLESADKRNYKPLIQFIYQAVERSLDIYLKTLTPAKEKQEKFLTLAKISMQTPFSAKYLNLLARTGKLEAYKEDRNWLTSKESVDRYLKNRIRQRKIKK comes from the coding sequence ATGCAATATATATCACCCATTATCACAAAAAGAATTAAAGAAAAACTTTCCAGACTAAACAAATTACGGCCATTGCCAAAAACAGCAGTCCTGAAATTAAAAGAGAGATTTCAGATAGAAATGACTTACAACTCAAATGCCATAGAAGGTAATTCTTTGACACTGAAAGAAACCTATTTAGTCATCAATGAGGGAATAACTGTAAAAGGCAAGCCATTAAAAGACCATTTAGAAGCAAAAGACCATCAAATAGCTTTAGAATATCTTTATGATTTAATTGCTAAAAATAAAAGACAAACAATTTCAGAAGTTTTAATAAAAAATTTGCATCAAATTATTACTCAAGAAATTGATCGAGAATGGGCAGGAAGATACAGAAATTCAAATGTTATTATTGCTGGCTCAAAACATAATCCGCCAAACGCTCTAGCAATTCCTAAAAAAATGCATGAATTAATTAGCTGGCTAAGATCACAAAAAAATAAAGTTAATATCATAGAACTAGCAACTTTGTTGCATCATAAATTAGTTTATATTCATCCTTTTTTTGATGGTAATGGCAGAACTGCGCGTTTAGCAATGAATCTTTTGCTAATGCAAGCTGGTTATCCGTTAGTAGTTATTTTAAAAAATGATCGGAAAAAATATTATGATGTTCTTGAGTCAGCTGATAAGAGAAATTATAAACCCTTGATTCAATTCATATATCAAGCAGTTGAACGTTCATTGGATATTTATCTAAAAACTTTAACTCCTGCTAAAGAAAAACAAGAAAAATTTTTAACATTAGCAAAAATATCTATGCAAACACCTTTTTCTGCCAAATATTTAAATCTTCTTGCCAGAACAGGAAAATTAGAAGCTTACAAAGAAGACAGAAATTGGTTAACTTCGAAAGAATCTGTTGATAGATATCTAAAAAATAGAATAAGGCAAAGAAAAATTAAGAAATAA
- a CDS encoding chitobiase/beta-hexosaminidase C-terminal domain-containing protein, translating to MKKILKIFMPLAVFFLFGFLNYAKANETWHSIGSGIDGYVSDMIVFNDELYIGGKLTSLNCNFAKWNGISWTPLSQNSGVQKLAIYRNELYATGTFDPSDFVAKWNGTSWIPLDSGINDETVSIGVFNDELFVGGFFTRVNGMNISNIAKWNGASWSKAGDLDSFPESFAIYNNEFYAVGGFSKSVAKWNGGTWVSVGYGNYKYPFASAVFNNELYVGGGFPLTDGAKIAKYNGSAWTVFGGKIDGQVNTLLVFDNELYMGGTFTLNGSHIAKWNGTEWIGLENGMNANVQSLIAYQDKLYAGGYASPKEPSKTDFLAGWYDSTAPETIAMPKGGIYDVSQKVVLTPNEEAKTYYTIDGTIPTISSQEYTNPIVVSESTNLNFFSIDRAGNQEEVKTEKYLIAIPIKIDDPIDIINPPAPDAKPIVIDRPVPVFSIADLYLSNVELYQIYHNQQKNIEISFYKLPKRSVIKKYYFKLTQNKKKFLGDFNKKNSYRGYVKLLSNLGTVEKAYAKDLDKRVKLKISIHYSKRKLTQNSLKEKNLRLFVKDRNNNWRGPYRIYQNTSTHKIKFKVRNYLVKKPKSIAIDPLNDSKQFDLNLSEKLSGNRTFAPIFYFQTIEKIKFVIADKNALKN from the coding sequence ATGAAAAAAATCCTTAAAATTTTCATGCCATTAGCAGTCTTCTTTTTATTTGGCTTCTTGAATTATGCAAAAGCAAATGAAACTTGGCATTCAATTGGTAGCGGTATCGATGGATATGTTTCTGATATGATCGTTTTTAATGATGAACTGTATATTGGAGGAAAATTGACTTCCCTAAATTGTAATTTTGCGAAATGGAATGGCATTTCTTGGACACCACTATCACAAAATTCGGGTGTGCAAAAATTAGCAATTTATCGAAATGAACTTTATGCTACAGGAACTTTTGATCCATCAGATTTTGTTGCGAAATGGAATGGTACTTCATGGATTCCACTTGATTCAGGAATAAATGATGAAACAGTTTCTATTGGTGTTTTTAATGATGAATTATTTGTTGGAGGTTTTTTTACTAGGGTAAATGGAATGAACATTTCAAACATTGCAAAATGGAACGGAGCATCTTGGAGTAAAGCAGGAGATTTAGACAGCTTTCCTGAAAGTTTTGCTATATACAATAATGAATTCTATGCAGTCGGTGGTTTTTCCAAAAGTGTTGCAAAATGGAATGGAGGAACATGGGTTAGCGTTGGTTATGGCAATTACAAATATCCATTTGCCTCAGCAGTTTTTAACAACGAATTATATGTTGGCGGTGGATTTCCGCTGACAGATGGAGCAAAAATTGCAAAATACAATGGATCAGCCTGGACTGTGTTTGGAGGAAAGATAGATGGACAAGTTAATACATTATTGGTCTTTGATAATGAGCTTTATATGGGAGGAACATTTACTTTGAATGGAAGCCACATTGCAAAATGGAATGGTACTGAGTGGATTGGTCTTGAAAATGGAATGAACGCAAATGTTCAATCTCTAATTGCTTATCAAGACAAACTTTATGCCGGTGGATATGCATCGCCAAAAGAACCGTCAAAAACAGATTTTCTCGCTGGATGGTATGATTCAACAGCACCAGAAACAATTGCTATGCCAAAAGGCGGAATTTATGATGTATCCCAAAAAGTTGTTCTAACTCCAAACGAAGAAGCAAAAACATATTATACTATTGATGGCACAATTCCAACTATTTCATCGCAAGAATATACGAATCCAATCGTTGTTTCAGAATCAACTAACCTCAATTTCTTTTCAATTGATAGAGCTGGAAATCAAGAGGAAGTAAAAACCGAAAAATATTTAATTGCTATTCCGATCAAAATCGATGATCCAATAGATATAATTAATCCGCCAGCTCCAGATGCTAAGCCAATCGTTATTGATCGTCCAGTACCAGTCTTTTCAATTGCAGATTTGTATTTAAGCAATGTCGAATTATATCAAATTTATCACAATCAGCAGAAGAATATTGAAATTTCATTTTACAAGCTTCCAAAAAGAAGCGTCATCAAAAAATATTATTTTAAATTAACTCAAAACAAGAAAAAATTTCTTGGCGATTTTAATAAAAAAAATAGCTATCGAGGTTATGTAAAATTATTATCAAATCTTGGCACTGTCGAAAAAGCTTATGCTAAAGATCTTGACAAAAGAGTTAAACTGAAAATTTCGATCCATTATTCAAAAAGAAAATTAACCCAAAATAGTTTAAAAGAAAAAAATCTCCGTTTATTTGTCAAGGATCGAAATAATAATTGGCGAGGACCATACCGCATTTATCAAAATACAAGCACACACAAAATTAAATTTAAAGTCAGAAATTATCTTGTCAAAAAGCCAAAATCAATTGCAATTGATCCTCTTAATGATTCAAAACAATTTGACTTAAATCTTTCTGAAAAATTAAGTGGAAATCGCACCTTTGCTCCGATATTTTATTTTCAAACAATTGAAAAAATAAAATTTGTAATTGCAGATAAAAATGCATTAAAAAATTAA
- a CDS encoding tyrosine-type recombinase/integrase — translation MSSFDTLITEFLEYCEIEKNRSQLTIRNYDHYLRVFLAWSKVTNISQVSPDLIRKYRLYLNRYRDLNGKALKSVTQSYYIIAMRSFLKYLAKRDIKTMAAEKLELPKIPERTIEFLEPNELEKLLSQPNIHNLNGLRDRTILETLFSTGLRVSELVSLNRESISLLHDEFTVRGKGDKPRVVFLSTEAKSWLSSYLKQRKDNLKPLFINHPKQASKNSEKEIADLNSGRLTPRSIQRIVKKYALLAGITKNVTPHTLRHSFATDLLRNDADIRSVQAMLGHSNITTTQVYTHVTDKGLREIHKKCHHRK, via the coding sequence ATGTCCAGCTTCGACACACTCATCACCGAATTTCTCGAATACTGCGAAATAGAAAAAAATAGATCACAATTAACAATCAGAAATTACGATCATTATCTTCGCGTTTTTTTAGCTTGGTCAAAAGTCACCAATATTTCTCAAGTCAGTCCAGATTTAATCAGAAAATATCGTCTCTATCTTAATCGTTATCGCGATCTCAATGGCAAAGCTTTGAAATCAGTAACTCAAAGTTATTATATTATTGCGATGCGTTCATTTTTGAAATACCTAGCCAAACGAGATATTAAAACAATGGCAGCTGAAAAATTAGAGCTACCAAAAATTCCAGAAAGAACAATTGAATTTTTAGAGCCAAATGAATTAGAAAAACTTCTTAGCCAGCCAAACATTCATAATCTAAATGGCTTAAGAGATCGCACAATTTTAGAAACCTTATTTTCTACAGGCTTGCGTGTCAGCGAATTAGTGAGTTTAAATAGAGAAAGTATTAGTTTGCTTCATGATGAATTCACAGTTCGTGGTAAAGGCGACAAACCAAGAGTTGTTTTTTTATCAACTGAAGCAAAATCATGGTTATCAAGTTATTTAAAACAACGCAAAGATAATTTAAAACCATTATTTATCAATCATCCAAAGCAAGCCAGCAAAAATAGCGAAAAAGAAATTGCTGATCTTAATTCCGGACGATTGACACCGAGAAGTATTCAAAGAATTGTTAAAAAATATGCTTTACTAGCAGGCATAACCAAAAATGTAACTCCGCATACTCTTAGGCACAGCTTCGCGACTGATTTATTACGTAATGACGCAGATATCCGTTCAGTCCAAGCCATGCTTGGTCATTCCAATATTACAACCACTCAAGTTTATACTCACGTTACAGACAAAGGCTTGCGCGAAATTCACAAAAAATGCCATCATCGAAAATAA
- a CDS encoding CYTH domain-containing protein, with protein sequence MQIEYEATFLKVNKDSVRKQLKKSGAKLIRPEFLQKRIVFNFPKGNEIKGGWVRVRDEGNKTTMSIKIVDGSKIEDQKEVCLQIDNFKNAEQFLKTLGCKQKSFQESTRELWMLDNVEITIDEWPFLEPFVEIEGESEKVVKQVSKKLGFNYKKAFFGAVGTLYSQKYKLPEDTVNNETPKIIFKMNNPFIK encoded by the coding sequence ATGCAAATTGAATACGAAGCAACATTTTTAAAGGTCAATAAAGATTCAGTTCGCAAGCAATTAAAAAAATCAGGAGCAAAATTAATTAGGCCAGAATTTTTACAAAAGAGAATTGTTTTTAACTTTCCAAAAGGAAATGAAATAAAAGGTGGATGGGTCCGAGTCCGAGATGAAGGTAATAAAACAACAATGAGCATTAAAATTGTTGATGGCTCAAAAATTGAAGACCAGAAAGAAGTATGTTTGCAAATTGATAATTTTAAAAATGCTGAACAATTTTTAAAAACATTAGGTTGTAAACAAAAGTCATTTCAAGAATCAACAAGAGAATTATGGATGTTAGATAATGTCGAAATTACAATTGATGAATGGCCATTTCTAGAACCATTTGTTGAGATTGAAGGAGAGTCAGAAAAAGTAGTTAAACAAGTATCAAAGAAGTTAGGATTTAATTATAAAAAAGCATTTTTTGGAGCAGTAGGAACATTATATAGTCAAAAATATAAGTTGCCAGAAGACACAGTAAATAATGAAACTCCAAAGATTATTTTCAAAATGAACAATCCATTTATAAAATAA